From one Marinobacter sp. LV10MA510-1 genomic stretch:
- a CDS encoding EAL domain-containing protein: protein MGGLTSRIGFRGRLVTAMVALVSLLIGALMMVYLFEDENRRALEQLTIAERLTTEVLERRTDLELSRLNVVVRDFGFRSAIASGDPATLNSALENHSGRVDADFALLLDSQGQLLASTLTQKAPDINEMQLATARKSGVARSLLTIDQRGYEMLVIPIEAPGLRAWLVAGFELDQELANIITRLSGSSVIFRASPNGPGGFINFATSSDIDSTEDPALNGTESNQNFIKSDRYFTRILDLGGFGQISFEAVLLTSREASRQNYYSRALEIALLVTVIMALAILLALLTARHLGRPVLQLADYARAVGHGDNPPAPDIRTGGELRQLRDTLRDTLARLIRREGEIRNAATHDEVTGLGNRNALMQSAKDSFDAGKPCSLIGLRVSDLSDINDTLGLAFGDKVLLGLSQRLRDELPDAGIIARTGGGEFLTLIPQLGPEALALRAQALHDTVVAPRNIENTPFSLRTHLITLQLPADASNNSELRRRVNLTFEHAFRQGVAVTRYERGRDEDHLRELKLVSDLHSAVRNNGLHMNYQPKLDNSTGQLLQVEALVRWIHPELGFISPEEAMATLNRLRNLGVTLSIDDFGTGYSSLSQLRKLPVQELKIDKSFVLKLNAEPQDPLIVKSTIDMAHGLGLKVVAEGIENLETWKLLQAWGCDVGQGFYLSRPVSADKLAQTVAALAERQQELSGITPEHSP from the coding sequence ATGGGCGGACTGACTAGCCGCATAGGATTTCGCGGTCGCCTGGTTACGGCCATGGTTGCTCTGGTAAGCCTGCTGATCGGTGCGCTGATGATGGTGTACCTGTTTGAAGACGAAAACCGCCGCGCCCTGGAACAGCTCACAATCGCCGAGCGCCTTACCACCGAGGTGCTTGAACGCCGCACTGATCTTGAGCTTTCCCGTCTGAATGTCGTTGTCCGTGACTTTGGTTTTCGCTCTGCGATTGCCAGCGGCGATCCGGCAACTCTAAACAGCGCTCTTGAAAACCACAGCGGGCGCGTAGACGCGGATTTTGCATTGCTGCTGGACAGCCAAGGACAGCTGCTGGCCTCTACGCTGACCCAAAAGGCGCCCGACATCAACGAAATGCAACTGGCTACGGCGCGTAAAAGCGGTGTTGCCCGTTCACTGCTGACTATTGATCAGCGTGGCTATGAGATGCTGGTCATTCCCATAGAAGCGCCTGGGTTAAGAGCCTGGCTGGTTGCCGGTTTCGAACTGGATCAGGAACTGGCAAACATCATCACCCGGCTAAGTGGCAGTTCGGTTATTTTCCGAGCGAGTCCGAACGGCCCTGGCGGTTTCATCAACTTTGCTACGTCCTCCGATATCGACAGTACCGAAGACCCCGCACTAAACGGAACTGAGAGTAACCAGAACTTTATCAAAAGCGATCGCTACTTCACCCGCATACTGGATCTGGGAGGTTTCGGGCAAATTTCATTCGAAGCGGTTCTTCTGACCAGCCGGGAAGCGAGCCGGCAAAACTACTACAGCCGAGCCTTGGAAATAGCCCTGCTGGTCACTGTCATCATGGCACTGGCGATATTACTGGCACTCCTTACCGCCAGGCATCTCGGCCGGCCAGTGTTACAACTTGCCGATTATGCCCGGGCAGTGGGCCACGGAGACAACCCTCCGGCTCCTGATATCCGCACTGGCGGCGAGCTGAGGCAGCTCAGGGATACGCTTCGTGACACCTTGGCCCGACTTATCCGGCGCGAAGGAGAAATCCGCAATGCCGCAACCCATGACGAAGTCACCGGGCTAGGCAACCGCAACGCTTTGATGCAATCAGCCAAAGATAGCTTTGACGCCGGTAAACCCTGCAGCCTGATCGGCCTGCGCGTGAGCGACCTATCGGACATCAACGATACACTCGGTTTGGCATTCGGCGACAAAGTCCTGCTTGGCCTCTCACAACGGCTGCGTGATGAACTTCCCGATGCCGGCATAATTGCTCGCACGGGGGGCGGAGAATTCCTGACATTGATTCCACAGCTCGGCCCGGAAGCACTGGCTCTGCGAGCGCAAGCTCTGCATGACACCGTAGTAGCGCCGCGGAATATTGAAAATACCCCGTTTTCCCTGCGCACTCATCTGATAACACTGCAATTGCCCGCAGACGCCAGCAATAACAGCGAGCTGAGAAGGCGCGTAAACCTGACCTTCGAACACGCCTTCCGGCAGGGCGTTGCGGTCACACGGTACGAGCGTGGGCGGGATGAAGACCATCTACGTGAGCTGAAACTGGTTTCTGACCTGCACAGTGCCGTTCGCAACAATGGCCTGCACATGAACTACCAACCCAAACTGGACAATAGCACCGGGCAGCTACTTCAGGTGGAGGCCCTGGTGCGCTGGATACACCCGGAGTTGGGCTTTATATCACCGGAAGAAGCCATGGCGACACTGAATCGCCTGCGTAACCTAGGCGTAACTCTTTCCATTGACGACTTTGGCACCGGCTATTCCTCGCTATCACAGCTGCGCAAGCTACCCGTTCAGGAACTGAAGATAGACAAATCTTTCGTTCTGAAGTTGAACGCCGAACCTCAGGATCCGTTGATTGTAAAATCCACTATCGATATGGCCCACGGGCTTGGACTAAAAGTAGTTGCCGAGGGTATCGAGAATCTGGAAACCTGGAAATTGCTGCAGGCCTGGGGCTGCGATGTCGGCCAGGGGTTTTATCTGAGCCGTCCGGTTTCTGCGGATAAGCTTGCGCAGACGGTTGCGGCCCTGGCAGAACGCCAGCAGGAACTAAGTGGAATTACGCCGGAGCATTCGCCATGA
- a CDS encoding group I truncated hemoglobin, whose product MVSLVLTGCQSFHREPDNRLYLQLGERAGIVDVVEDLLYLIVDDTRISHQFKGINVAQFHRNLTDQLCELSGGPCQYSGREMRESHAAMGITDTQFNALAENLILAMEENDVPTAAQNRLIKKLLPMYPDIRHL is encoded by the coding sequence CTGGTCAGCCTTGTTCTAACGGGCTGCCAAAGCTTTCACCGCGAACCCGACAATCGCCTCTATCTTCAGTTAGGCGAGCGGGCAGGCATTGTGGATGTGGTGGAAGATCTGCTGTATCTCATCGTGGATGACACGCGAATTAGTCATCAGTTCAAGGGCATAAACGTTGCGCAGTTTCATCGCAACCTGACAGACCAGTTGTGTGAACTCAGCGGCGGCCCATGCCAGTATTCCGGTCGCGAGATGCGCGAATCCCACGCGGCCATGGGCATTACAGATACCCAGTTTAACGCCCTGGCAGAGAACCTTATTCTCGCTATGGAAGAAAACGATGTGCCAACAGCGGCGCAGAACCGGCTGATTAAAAAACTGCTACCGATGTACCCGGATATCCGGCATCTTTAA
- a CDS encoding DUF1653 domain-containing protein, with translation MTEKKIDILPGRYRHYKGKDYEVIDIARHSETEEKLVVYRCLYGDYSLWVRPLSIFRETVNVAGEQLPRFARIDQP, from the coding sequence ATGACTGAAAAAAAAATAGATATCCTTCCGGGCCGCTATCGGCACTACAAGGGCAAAGATTACGAAGTGATCGACATTGCCCGCCACAGCGAGACCGAGGAAAAACTGGTGGTCTACCGCTGCCTCTACGGCGATTACAGCCTTTGGGTTCGCCCCCTCAGCATCTTCCGCGAAACCGTAAACGTTGCAGGAGAGCAGCTTCCGCGTTTTGCTCGTATTGACCAACCCTAA
- a CDS encoding Na+/H+ antiporter family protein translates to MNAVVAAVLIMLVLSLARIHVVVALIVGAVSGGLIAGMSLNDTIDAFNNGLGGGAKVALSYAVLGAFAVAIGKSGLANLLAEKILAKVGRSEDHTAVKSVRFMIIAILVAIALSSQNILPIHIAFIPLVVPPLLYVMAKLKMDRRMVACALTFGLITPYMFIPVGFGGIYLNEILMAKISANGGDVEGLSVMKAMALPALGMLCGLLVAIFITYRGERNYNLSAITRVEKVNTTYKPMTLVMALAAIVVTFVVQLWLGSMILGALAGFLLFNLSGVVKWKEADDLFTEGMKMLAMIGFIMIAASGFAEVMRETGEITTLVQSSVDIIGANKALAALLMLLVGLMITLGIGSSFSTIPIIAALYVPMALEMGFSSMAIIALVGTAGALGDAGSPASDSTLGPTAGLNADGQHNHIWDSVVPTFLHFNLPLLGFGWVAAMVL, encoded by the coding sequence ATGAATGCCGTTGTTGCTGCGGTGCTGATCATGCTTGTATTAAGCTTGGCCCGCATTCACGTTGTTGTTGCCCTGATAGTAGGCGCCGTATCCGGCGGCCTGATTGCCGGAATGTCGCTGAACGACACCATTGATGCCTTCAACAATGGATTGGGCGGAGGCGCCAAAGTGGCGCTGTCGTACGCCGTTCTGGGCGCCTTCGCGGTAGCCATCGGTAAGTCCGGCCTGGCCAACTTACTGGCGGAAAAAATCCTCGCCAAGGTCGGGCGCAGCGAAGATCATACCGCCGTAAAGAGCGTGCGCTTCATGATCATCGCCATTCTGGTGGCCATTGCGCTGTCGTCCCAGAACATCCTGCCGATTCACATTGCGTTTATTCCACTGGTGGTTCCGCCGCTGCTGTACGTCATGGCCAAGCTGAAAATGGACCGCCGCATGGTGGCCTGCGCACTTACCTTCGGCCTGATTACCCCGTACATGTTCATACCCGTGGGTTTTGGTGGCATTTACCTGAACGAAATCCTGATGGCCAAAATCAGCGCCAATGGTGGCGATGTCGAAGGTCTGAGCGTCATGAAAGCTATGGCGCTGCCTGCCTTGGGTATGCTCTGTGGCCTGCTGGTCGCTATTTTTATTACCTACCGCGGCGAACGTAACTACAACCTGAGCGCCATAACCCGCGTCGAAAAAGTCAACACCACCTATAAGCCCATGACTCTGGTCATGGCGCTGGCGGCCATTGTGGTCACCTTTGTGGTGCAGTTGTGGCTGGGTTCCATGATTCTGGGCGCACTGGCCGGCTTCCTGCTGTTCAACTTATCTGGCGTGGTGAAGTGGAAAGAAGCCGACGACCTGTTCACCGAGGGCATGAAAATGCTGGCGATGATTGGTTTTATCATGATCGCCGCCTCCGGCTTTGCCGAAGTCATGCGCGAAACCGGCGAAATTACCACCCTGGTGCAAAGCTCGGTCGACATCATCGGCGCCAACAAAGCCCTGGCGGCTCTGCTGATGCTCTTGGTGGGACTGATGATTACCCTGGGTATTGGTTCGTCCTTCTCCACCATTCCCATCATTGCGGCGCTGTACGTGCCGATGGCGCTGGAAATGGGTTTCAGCTCCATGGCCATCATTGCTCTGGTCGGCACCGCCGGCGCTCTGGGTGACGCAGGCTCGCCAGCATCCGACTCCACGCTAGGGCCCACCGCCGGCCTGAATGCCGACGGCCAGCACAATCACATATGGGATTCAGTGGTGCCCACGTTCTTGCACTTCAACTTGCCGTTGCTTGGGTTCGGGTGGGTTGCGGCGATGGTTCTTTAA
- a CDS encoding YheV family putative zinc ribbon protein, protein MPSPKRFIAGAVCPRCAEMDKITMYTDDADEQIRECIACGFTDGISDIEAPAAPELQTRVNKRKNEDDHTVKQVVFFKGGD, encoded by the coding sequence ATGCCAAGTCCGAAACGTTTCATCGCCGGAGCCGTTTGCCCCCGCTGTGCGGAGATGGACAAAATTACTATGTACACGGACGACGCTGACGAACAAATCCGCGAATGTATAGCCTGCGGTTTCACCGACGGCATTTCTGACATAGAAGCGCCAGCCGCCCCGGAACTGCAAACCCGCGTGAACAAGCGCAAAAACGAAGACGATCATACGGTTAAGCAGGTGGTGTTCTTTAAAGGTGGGGATTAG
- the prlC gene encoding oligopeptidase A encodes MNNPLLTNDLLPKFEHVRTEHMEEAIDQILSENHVKINSLAQNEEPDWDTLVQPMQSLENKLSNAWSVISHLNGVMNNDDLRKVYKNCLEKLTEYSTELSQNAVLCEAYKKLAARDDFSELGEAQRKAVENTLREFHLGGVDLPDDQKKRYADLTRELSELSNSFSDNVLDATQHWFKQITDKSELAGVPESALEGAKAAAKQKELDGYVITLDFPSFHPVMTYCDNRELRREVYEAFVTRASDMGPDAGTWDNTPVMAEILKRRHALAQLLGFNNFAERSLVTKMARDTDEVLGFLTELANKAKPVAEQEFAELKAFAKDEHSLDDLQAWDIGYYSEKLRQQRYDISPEALRPWFPVDKVVPGLFRVTEKLFDIQIEAKPDVETWHEDATAYCISRNGEPIAWFYLDLFARQGKRGGAWMADCRVRWRNLRGTLQLPVAFLTCNFTPPVNGKPSLLTHDEVTTLFHEFGHGLHHMLTQVEVMDVSGINGVAWDAVELPSQFLENWCWNPESLALIAAHHETGEPLPQDMLEKLLAAKNFQSGMGLVRQLEFSLFDFRLHAEFVDTAPTNPLDVHRQVRDEIAVIESPEFNRFPNSFSHIFAGGYAAGYYSYKWAEVLAADAFSLFEQNGIFDPATGKSFLQNILEKGGSQEPMELFKAFRGREPEVDALLQQTGISPQVA; translated from the coding sequence ATGAATAATCCACTACTGACCAATGATCTGCTACCGAAATTTGAACACGTGCGCACTGAGCATATGGAAGAAGCGATCGACCAGATTCTCAGTGAAAACCACGTGAAAATTAACAGCCTGGCCCAGAACGAAGAACCCGACTGGGACACCCTGGTTCAGCCCATGCAGTCGCTTGAGAACAAACTGAGCAACGCCTGGTCGGTGATTTCCCATTTGAACGGCGTGATGAACAACGACGACTTGCGCAAGGTGTATAAGAACTGCCTGGAAAAGCTCACCGAGTACAGCACCGAGCTGAGCCAGAATGCGGTTTTGTGCGAGGCCTACAAAAAGCTGGCAGCCCGCGATGATTTCAGCGAGCTGGGTGAAGCCCAGCGCAAAGCCGTGGAAAACACCCTGCGGGAATTCCACCTGGGCGGCGTTGACCTGCCCGATGATCAGAAAAAGCGCTACGCCGATCTGACCCGTGAGCTTTCGGAGCTGTCCAACAGCTTCAGTGACAATGTACTGGACGCCACCCAGCACTGGTTCAAACAGATCACCGATAAAAGCGAGCTGGCCGGCGTGCCCGAAAGCGCGCTGGAAGGTGCCAAAGCGGCGGCCAAACAGAAAGAGCTGGATGGCTATGTAATCACCCTGGATTTCCCCAGTTTCCACCCCGTAATGACTTACTGCGACAACCGAGAGCTGCGCCGCGAAGTGTATGAAGCCTTTGTTACCCGCGCGTCCGATATGGGGCCAGACGCTGGCACTTGGGACAACACCCCGGTGATGGCGGAAATCCTCAAACGCCGCCACGCCCTGGCCCAACTCCTCGGCTTCAATAACTTCGCCGAGCGTTCCCTGGTCACCAAAATGGCCCGCGATACCGACGAAGTATTGGGCTTTCTGACGGAGCTGGCGAACAAAGCCAAACCGGTGGCAGAGCAGGAATTCGCCGAACTCAAGGCCTTTGCAAAAGATGAACATAGCCTGGACGACTTGCAGGCTTGGGACATTGGTTACTACAGCGAAAAATTGCGCCAACAGCGCTACGACATTTCCCCGGAAGCCTTGCGCCCCTGGTTTCCGGTGGACAAAGTGGTACCTGGCCTGTTCCGCGTGACAGAAAAGCTGTTCGATATCCAGATTGAAGCCAAGCCAGACGTAGAAACCTGGCACGAAGACGCCACCGCTTACTGCATCAGCCGTAACGGCGAGCCCATTGCCTGGTTCTACCTAGACCTGTTTGCCCGCCAAGGCAAGCGTGGCGGTGCCTGGATGGCGGATTGCCGAGTACGCTGGCGCAACCTGCGCGGCACTCTGCAGCTGCCGGTGGCTTTCCTGACCTGCAACTTTACTCCACCGGTGAACGGTAAACCGTCGTTACTGACCCACGATGAGGTCACCACCCTGTTCCATGAATTCGGCCACGGCCTGCACCACATGCTGACCCAGGTGGAGGTAATGGACGTATCGGGTATTAATGGTGTGGCGTGGGATGCGGTGGAACTGCCGAGCCAGTTCCTGGAAAACTGGTGCTGGAACCCGGAATCGTTGGCGCTTATTGCTGCCCACCACGAAACCGGTGAGCCGCTGCCTCAGGATATGCTGGAAAAGTTGTTAGCCGCGAAGAACTTTCAGTCCGGCATGGGATTGGTGCGTCAGCTTGAGTTTTCGCTGTTCGATTTCCGCCTGCACGCCGAATTTGTGGACACAGCGCCAACCAATCCGCTGGACGTTCACCGTCAGGTACGTGATGAAATAGCGGTCATTGAGTCGCCAGAGTTTAATCGCTTTCCCAACTCGTTTTCCCACATCTTTGCCGGTGGCTACGCAGCGGGCTATTACAGCTACAAATGGGCCGAAGTGCTGGCTGCAGACGCGTTCTCGCTGTTTGAGCAAAACGGCATTTTCGACCCGGCAACCGGCAAGTCGTTCTTGCAAAACATTTTGGAAAAAGGCGGTTCACAAGAACCCATGGAGCTGTTCAAAGCCTTCCGCGGCCGCGAACCCGAGGTAGACGCGCTGCTGCAGCAAACCGGCATTAGCCCGCAAGTCGCCTGA
- a CDS encoding gamma carbonic anhydrase family protein, translating into MANVRSHKGSTPQFGERTWVDPSAVVIGDVITGEDCSIWPMTVVRGDMHKIRIGARCSVQDGSVLHITHASDFNPGGWPLIIGDDVTIGHKALLHGCTVGSRVLLGMGCIIMDGAVVEDEVILGAGCLVPPGKRLESGYLYVGSPCKQARALTTKERSFFPYTASNYVKLKDEYLAEVDNYPY; encoded by the coding sequence ATGGCGAATGTACGTTCTCACAAGGGTAGCACGCCACAATTTGGCGAGCGCACCTGGGTAGACCCCAGCGCAGTCGTGATTGGCGATGTGATTACCGGCGAAGATTGTTCGATATGGCCGATGACGGTGGTACGCGGTGACATGCACAAAATTCGCATTGGCGCGCGCTGCAGTGTTCAGGACGGCTCGGTGCTACACATCACTCACGCCAGTGATTTCAACCCCGGCGGTTGGCCGCTGATTATTGGTGACGACGTTACCATCGGCCACAAGGCGCTGCTGCATGGCTGTACTGTGGGCAGCCGGGTGCTGCTAGGCATGGGCTGTATTATCATGGACGGTGCAGTGGTGGAAGACGAGGTGATTCTCGGCGCAGGCTGCCTGGTACCCCCGGGCAAGCGTTTGGAATCTGGCTACCTGTACGTGGGTTCGCCGTGCAAGCAGGCAAGGGCGCTGACCACTAAAGAACGCAGCTTTTTCCCTTATACCGCCAGCAATTATGTGAAGCTCAAAGACGAGTATCTGGCTGAGGTAGACAATTACCCGTACTGA
- a CDS encoding flagellar motor protein MotB: MARLSLATLPKRKKAGAAGAPAWIVTFADLATLLLTFFILLLSFAEMDIEKYKVMAGSLSVAFGSGNLIADGGGSLPIKISDENSSLDPDKPLQAEPELINERVTSDGVTPVSEGVITLASSLIQELENEVASGALSINYDQRQVIIRFSDDATFLSGDATIKKDMLPIIERVVDVLKNCRGDVVVAGYTDDRPIASSRYRSNWDLSAARAVSVVHELVLNRDVPADRVMAAGRAETNPLVPNNSPENRAVNRRVEIAIRDPECNADTPAEQLPAEIVP, from the coding sequence TTGGCCCGCTTATCTCTTGCAACCCTACCCAAACGTAAAAAAGCAGGCGCTGCTGGCGCGCCAGCGTGGATTGTGACCTTTGCCGACCTGGCCACGTTGCTGCTGACGTTTTTTATACTGCTGTTGTCGTTCGCTGAAATGGACATCGAGAAATACAAAGTGATGGCCGGCTCGTTGTCGGTTGCGTTCGGTTCAGGCAACCTGATCGCGGACGGTGGTGGCAGCTTGCCGATCAAGATTTCCGACGAAAACAGCAGCTTGGATCCAGACAAACCGTTGCAGGCTGAGCCTGAATTGATCAACGAACGCGTGACCAGCGACGGCGTTACTCCGGTGTCTGAAGGCGTCATTACTTTGGCTAGCAGTTTGATTCAGGAACTGGAAAACGAAGTGGCTAGCGGCGCCTTGAGCATCAACTACGACCAGCGCCAAGTGATTATACGTTTCTCTGACGACGCCACATTCCTGTCGGGCGACGCCACTATCAAGAAAGATATGTTGCCCATTATCGAGCGGGTAGTGGACGTGCTGAAAAATTGCCGTGGCGATGTGGTGGTGGCCGGCTATACAGACGACAGGCCCATCGCCAGCAGCCGTTACCGTTCCAACTGGGATCTTTCAGCGGCGCGGGCGGTGTCGGTGGTACACGAGTTGGTTCTGAACCGTGATGTGCCGGCCGATCGGGTGATGGCCGCCGGCCGTGCTGAAACCAACCCGCTGGTGCCCAACAACAGCCCGGAAAACCGTGCCGTGAACCGGCGAGTGGAAATTGCTATCCGCGATCCGGAGTGCAACGCCGACACCCCCGCGGAACAACTTCCAGCGGAAATTGTTCCGTGA
- a CDS encoding MotA/TolQ/ExbB proton channel family protein produces the protein MDILTLVGLVTGVLVVILAMLANASLLTFLNLPGLAIVLGGTFAVTLIKFRLSSVMSAIRLASRAAFIDRVERPDELIREVGALAMVVRKEGILGLENHTTDNVFLQKAINLCVDGHSPELVEEALHHEIQQSSERYEVAERVFRGIGESAPAIGMIGTLVGLVQMLNVLDDPSSIGPAMAVALLTTLYGAFIAQLIALPLADKLQLKAEDEMRNQLLITTSIQKILQGENPRVMTELLSSFLNPEQRASLKREQGA, from the coding sequence ATGGACATACTAACGCTGGTAGGGCTAGTTACCGGGGTGCTGGTGGTGATACTGGCCATGCTGGCGAACGCCTCCCTGCTCACCTTTCTTAACTTGCCTGGTTTGGCCATTGTGCTGGGCGGAACCTTTGCGGTGACGCTGATAAAGTTCCGTTTGAGTTCGGTGATGAGCGCTATCCGCCTGGCGTCACGTGCGGCGTTTATAGACCGCGTAGAGCGTCCCGACGAGCTGATTCGCGAAGTGGGCGCGTTGGCCATGGTGGTGCGTAAAGAAGGTATTTTGGGCCTTGAAAACCACACCACCGACAATGTTTTTCTGCAAAAAGCTATCAATCTGTGCGTTGATGGCCATTCGCCAGAACTGGTGGAAGAGGCCCTGCATCATGAAATCCAGCAAAGCTCCGAACGTTACGAAGTCGCAGAAAGAGTGTTCCGTGGCATCGGCGAATCGGCTCCAGCTATAGGAATGATTGGTACTCTGGTAGGTCTGGTGCAAATGCTCAATGTCCTTGATGACCCCTCTTCCATTGGTCCGGCCATGGCGGTTGCGCTGTTGACCACGCTTTACGGCGCTTTTATTGCCCAGCTGATCGCCTTGCCCCTGGCGGATAAACTGCAGTTAAAAGCCGAAGACGAGATGCGTAACCAACTTTTGATTACCACTTCAATTCAAAAAATCCTGCAGGGCGAAAATCCGCGTGTAATGACCGAACTGCTGTCATCGTTTCTGAACCCCGAGCAGCGTGCCAGTCTGAAACGCGAACAGGGAGCCTGA
- the aroE gene encoding shikimate dehydrogenase: MNNDLYAVIGHPISHSKSPRIHNLFASQTGEALEYTAIQAPLDGFENTVTEFFARGGKGLNVTVPFKEAAWQMAGRHSARALKAGAANTLYQDNGVLVADNTDGAGLVQDLLHNHQVALKGARILILGAGGAVRGVLAPLLLEQPHTLVIANRTPAKAQNLVSLFAGVAGITLLDSKAFDSIAGEFDVIINGTSASLQGDLPPLSKTLIGADTVIYDMMYAASNTTFNQWALDNGAKRVYDGLGMLVEQAAEAFEVWRGVRPQTAPVIAGLRTLN, encoded by the coding sequence ATGAACAATGATCTGTATGCGGTGATTGGCCACCCCATTAGCCATAGTAAGTCGCCGCGGATTCACAACCTGTTTGCCAGCCAGACCGGCGAAGCGCTGGAGTACACGGCCATTCAGGCGCCATTGGACGGTTTTGAAAACACCGTAACCGAGTTTTTTGCGCGCGGCGGCAAAGGCCTGAACGTGACGGTACCGTTTAAAGAAGCGGCCTGGCAGATGGCTGGTCGACACAGCGCCCGCGCGCTCAAGGCTGGCGCGGCCAACACTCTGTACCAGGACAACGGCGTGTTGGTGGCAGACAACACCGACGGCGCAGGCCTGGTACAAGACTTGCTGCACAATCATCAAGTGGCATTAAAGGGCGCCCGTATTTTGATATTGGGTGCTGGTGGCGCGGTACGGGGTGTTCTTGCGCCGCTGTTGCTGGAACAGCCGCATACGTTGGTGATTGCTAACCGTACGCCGGCCAAAGCGCAGAATCTGGTGTCGCTGTTTGCCGGCGTTGCCGGTATTACTCTGCTCGACAGCAAAGCGTTTGACAGTATCGCTGGCGAATTTGATGTGATTATCAATGGCACCAGCGCTAGCCTGCAGGGCGATTTGCCGCCGCTGTCTAAAACGTTGATCGGTGCTGACACGGTGATTTACGACATGATGTACGCTGCCAGCAACACCACGTTTAACCAGTGGGCGCTGGATAACGGGGCAAAGCGCGTGTACGACGGCCTGGGCATGCTGGTAGAGCAAGCAGCCGAGGCATTTGAAGTATGGCGCGGGGTGCGGCCGCAAACTGCGCCGGTTATCGCGGGCCTGCGCACCCTTAATTGA
- the hemF gene encoding oxygen-dependent coproporphyrinogen oxidase yields the protein MPQQPDPQAVKHYLLQLQDTICQRLAVADGGGEFIHDAWDRTEGGGGISRVIGNGKVFEKGGVNFSHVMGNTMPPSATAHRPHLAGAPWQAMGVSLVMHPHNPHVPTSHANVRFFIATPENAEPVYWFGGGYDLTPYYGVDEDCEHWHRTAANACAPFGDDVYPRYKHWCDEYFFLKHRNEPRGVGGLFFDDYNTGDFARDFEFMRAIGDSYIDAYEPIVQARKNQPYSDAQRQFQLFRRGRYVEFNLVYDRGTLFGLQSGGRTESILMSLPPLVRWDYNQTPAPGSEEARLLEHFLTGRDWLTAS from the coding sequence ATGCCACAGCAACCAGACCCGCAAGCGGTCAAACACTATCTGTTACAGCTGCAAGATACCATTTGCCAGCGCCTGGCCGTGGCCGACGGTGGCGGTGAATTTATTCACGACGCCTGGGATCGCACGGAAGGCGGCGGCGGTATTAGCCGGGTGATCGGCAACGGCAAGGTGTTTGAAAAAGGCGGTGTGAACTTTTCCCATGTGATGGGCAATACCATGCCGCCCTCGGCGACGGCTCACCGCCCTCACCTGGCAGGCGCGCCCTGGCAGGCTATGGGGGTGTCGCTGGTGATGCACCCCCACAACCCCCACGTGCCGACCTCTCATGCCAACGTGCGGTTTTTTATCGCGACCCCGGAAAACGCCGAACCGGTGTACTGGTTTGGTGGCGGCTATGACCTAACCCCCTATTACGGCGTTGACGAAGACTGCGAGCATTGGCACCGCACCGCCGCGAACGCCTGTGCGCCCTTTGGTGACGACGTGTACCCGCGCTACAAGCACTGGTGCGACGAGTACTTTTTTCTGAAACACCGCAACGAGCCCCGCGGCGTGGGCGGGCTGTTTTTTGATGATTACAATACCGGTGACTTTGCCCGTGATTTCGAATTTATGCGTGCCATCGGCGACAGCTACATTGACGCTTACGAACCCATTGTTCAGGCCCGTAAAAATCAGCCCTATAGCGATGCTCAGCGTCAGTTTCAGCTTTTTCGCCGTGGCCGCTACGTGGAGTTCAACCTGGTGTATGACCGCGGCACCCTGTTCGGGCTGCAGTCCGGCGGGCGTACCGAATCCATTCTGATGTCGCTGCCGCCTCTGGTACGCTGGGATTATAATCAAACGCCGGCACCCGGTAGTGAAGAAGCGCGCCTGCTGGAGCACTTTCTGACCGGTCGCGACTGGCTCACAGCTTCCTGA